From the Streptomyces sp. SN-593 genome, the window GGACGTCCGGGCCGCGCACTCCACCGCGGAGATCCCGTTCGGCCACGTGGAGCGCCCCACGCACGCCAACACCAGTTGGGACGCCGCGAAGTTCGAGGTGTGCGCGCACCGCTTCCTGCACGTCGGCGAACCCGGCTGGGGCGCCGCCCTGGTCAACGACTCGACCTACGGCCACGACATCACCCGCGACGTGCGGCCGGACGGCGGCACCACCACCACGGTGCGGCTGTCGCTGCTGCGCTCGGCGCGCTTCCCCGATCCCGAGCAGGACCAGGGCCGGCACCGGCTGCGGTACGCGTTCGTGGTCGGCGCCGAGGTGCCCGACGCGATCCGCGAGGGCTACCGGCTGAACCTCCCGGAGCGCGCCGTGCCGGGCACGGCGGAGGTCGCGCCGCTGGTGGCGGTCGATCAGGAGGGGGTCGTCGTCACCTCGGTCAAGCTCGCCGACGACCGTTCCGGCGACGTGCTGGTGCGGCTGTACGAGGCGCACGGCCGGCGGGTCCGAGCCACGCTGACGCCGTCGTTCGGCGTCGCGTCGGTGGTCGTCACCGACCTGCTGGAGCGTCCGGTCGCCGACGACGGGAGCTGCGCCGCACAGGGTGCCGGGGTACGGCTGGACCTGCGTCCGTTCCAGATCCTGACGCTGCGGCTGGTGCCGCGGCGGCCCTGAGCGCGCGGTGCCCGGTACGGGCTGTGCCGGCCGGCTCGGCCGGCACCGCCCGTCGGCGCGACCGCGCGGGGGCGGCGGCCGCTACCAGGCGGAGTGCTCCGCCTCCTGGTCGGCGAAGCGCCACGTCAGGGTGGGCAGACCCTGGCGGTCCCACTCGTAGTGCTCCAGCAGGGTGGTGCGCTCGTCGAAGACCCGGCTCACGGCGAGCACGCCGTTGGGGTGCCAGTCCTTGAACTCCCCGACCACCTGGCCCATCCGCAGCGAACCCTTCGAGCGGAGGGTGCCGTCCGGGTACCACTCGACCGTGGGGCCGTCGGGCACACCGTCCCGGTACGTGCTCAGCGCGACCCGGGCGTCGCCCGCGAACTCCTCCACCTCACCGGTGAACAGCTCGTTCCGATACACGACGCGCAGATCCTCGTCCTTGCCGACGTCCGGATCGTCGAAGTTGATGCGCTGCACCGGCCTCACTCCTGTCCCAGTCCCCTTTTTCCGTCCCGCACCCGCGACGCCCGTGCGGAGGCGTCCGCCCGCCCCACCGTCACCGGGCGGACGACCGTACCGGACCTGCCTGGCCCCCAGTATGGCGGCCCCGGAGGCGCCCCGATGACCGCCGGTCCGGCCGAATCCCCCGACCCGGGCGCGATGCCCCGCGATGCGCTCAGGCGCCTCGGGCCGACAGCGCCGGGGCGGTCCGCGCCAGCCATCCGGCCGCCTCCTCCGCCGGGAGGACGGCTTCGAGCACCAGCTCGCCCGGCATGTGGGAGAACAGCCGGCCGGCGGACCAGGCGCGCGCGTACGACGGGGGGTCGAGGACGAGGACGCGGACGCCCTCCACGGCGGGGATGTCGGCGGGGATGCCCTCGTTCCAGACCCGGGTGCCGTCGGCTGCCGCCAGGTCGAAGGAGCCGGTGGTGTCGAGCGCGCCCTCCGTCCCGGGCGCGCCGCTCGCGCCCGACCGGCACGCGGCCACGGCCGCCGCCTCCGGAGCGTCGCCGGGGACGTGCCCGCCGCCGACGAGTTCGCCGGCCAGCAGCGTGTGGAGCTGGAAGTTGTCGCCGAGGCCGCTGATCCGCACCCGGTAGCCGGTGCCGGTCCCGCGGTGCAGCACCACCAGCGGCTCGTCGTCGAGGACCGCGAGCATGTAGCGCAGGTACTTCAGGCCCCCGCCGGTCGCGTCGCCGACCCGCTCGGCGGCGTCGATCAGCGCCGTGCGGTCGGCCAGCGCGACGCGGACCGGCTTGTGGTTGAGCACCGCGACCGCGGCCATCTCCCACTGCGGCAGCGTCCACCACGCCTCGGTGGCGGGCTGGCCGACCCGGTCGAAGACGGCGTCCTCGGGGTCGGTCCGCTCGGGGTCGGGCAGGTCGCCGCCGCCGGTGGCCGCCCACCGCGCCGCGAACTCCTCGGCGCCGGCGAGGGCTTCGCCGACGCCGGCGAGCACGGTCGGCGCGCAGACCACCGGGTCGGCGCCGCGCTCCACCGCCGCGCCGATGACGACCGCGACCACCGCGCGCGGACCGAGCGGCACTTCGGGCAGGAACTCCGCCAACCGGGGTGCCACGGCGGCCAGTTCGGTGTCGTCGGCGTCGTGGAAGGTCTGCTGGAGCAGGCCGAACGCGGCGCCCGAGGCCCCGGCGTCCCGCGCCCGTACCGCTGTTTCGAAGTCGGTGACCGCGCTGGTGAAGGTGGCTTGTCCGGAGTTCACCCGGCCACCCTATCGGCCGCCGGCACCGCGCCGGGCCGCCCGGCCCGCGGGCCGCCCGCCCCGCCGATCACCGGCACCCGCCCCCTGACCGGCCCGGCCGCCCGCCCCGGAAACACCGCCGACCGCCCGGCCCGCCGACGACGCCGACCGCCCCACCGGGACACCGCCGTCGCCGTTTCCGTGGTCCGGGCCGCGTCAGCTAGCCGGCACCGGGGCCCGCCGCAACCAGACCGCCGTCGCGGAGAACTCGGCCGGCGGCAGCCAGCGCAGCGTCCGCCCCTCGACGGACGGCACCGCTCCCCGCGACGGCAGCGACGCGGCGGCGGTGAAGGCCGGGCCCGGGGGCAGCGGCACGGCGACCGGCGTGGTCGGGGGCTCCGCGAAGGCGTGCAGCACCACCAGGGCGGCGCTGCCGTCGGCCGTGGTCCGGACGAACCCCTGCCAGCCCGTGGGCCGGCGGTAGCCGCCGGTCGGCGGACCGTACCGCCGCCACTCCCCCGAGGCGAGCGCGGACCGCGCCCGGCCGTAGACGTCCAGCGCCTCGGCGGTCAACCGCCACTGCTCGGCGTCGAGTTCGAGGAAGTCCCCGGACAGGCAGAACCGCCCGAGCAGCCCCGACGCGAGCTTGTAGACCAGCTCGCGCGGCGTGTCGCCGGTCCGCGGCACCGCCCACACCAGCGAACGGGCCCCGGGCACCAGCCGGTTGGTGTCGGCGGCGACGATCGGCAGGTGCACGCCCTCCATCGCGTCGGAGAAGGACGCCACGTCGCTGACGGACATGGTCGCCGGCTCCAGCCGGTGGCCGCCGGAGGCGCAGTTCTCGACCACCACGTCCGGCAGCCGGGCGCGCAGGGCGGCGTAGAAGTCGAGCGTCGCGGCGACCTGCCGGCGCAGCCCCTCCCCCGGCGACTCGGCGCCGTCGCAGCCCGCGCCGAGCGGCTCGTTGTAGTCGATCTTGAGGTAGCCGATGCCGTGGTCGGTGACCAGCGAGGCGATCCGGTCCAGCAGCAGCGCGGCGGTCCGCGGCTGCCGCAGGTCCCAGAAGCGGCGCTGGCCGGCGGTGACCGGCACGCCGTCGCGGTGCAGCAGGTGGTCGGTGAGCGAGAACGCGGTGGAGTGCTCGTCACAGGTCTCGGCCTCGACCCACAGCCCGAGCACCATCCCGTGCTCGTGGACCGCCTTCGCCGTCGCGGCGAGCCCGTCGGGGAAGGCGTCGGCCTTCACCCGGTCCCAGTCGCCGTGCCCGCCGGCGTACCAGCCGGCGTCGACCACCAGGTACTTGACGGGCGTCCCCGCCAGCCGCTCGGCCATCTCGACCATCCGGTCGTGGGTGGGGCGGCCCCAGGTGGTGGCGAACTCGTTCACGACGGCGGGGAGTTCGTACTCGGTGGCGCGGTCGCGCGGGCCGCGGGCGTCCTGCATGGCGACCAGCCGCCGGAAGCAGCCGTCCACGGCGTGCCGGTGAAGCGCGTCCGGACCGCCGCGCGGCTCCCCGCCCGCGCCGCGGTCCGGGCTCGCCTCCTCCTCGCCGGGCTCGGGCCCGCGGAGAACGTCCGTGGTGAGCCAGGCGCGCGGCGCGGTGAACGTCTCCCCGGGCTCAAGCGTCCTGCGCCAGTGCCCGGCGTCGCCGTCGGCGAGCCCGCCGGCCAC encodes:
- a CDS encoding toxin-antitoxin system YwqK family antitoxin; the encoded protein is MQRINFDDPDVGKDEDLRVVYRNELFTGEVEEFAGDARVALSTYRDGVPDGPTVEWYPDGTLRSKGSLRMGQVVGEFKDWHPNGVLAVSRVFDERTTLLEHYEWDRQGLPTLTWRFADQEAEHSAW
- a CDS encoding glycoside hydrolase family 36 protein translates to MHLFSVPCGDMTARYEHDASSGAVGLSLVPAALDGVDRPEGGVEPLVQLSVVGDRSVDLWSQGATLRNRSTTRALALSAHRVERGEDGVTITVELLAPDGLRADHVLRWRRGEPCVEIETSATNGTDRPLTLQLLGSFCLDGIPAAGAPADTVVHRVRGGWSSEGALTSQDLHALGLEGWPREALRVERYGQLGTMPVRGHAPCVVVEDRGAGAVWGAVLCWPGSWQIELYRRGGALSVAGGLADGDAGHWRRTLEPGETFTAPRAWLTTDVLRGPEPGEEEASPDRGAGGEPRGGPDALHRHAVDGCFRRLVAMQDARGPRDRATEYELPAVVNEFATTWGRPTHDRMVEMAERLAGTPVKYLVVDAGWYAGGHGDWDRVKADAFPDGLAATAKAVHEHGMVLGLWVEAETCDEHSTAFSLTDHLLHRDGVPVTAGQRRFWDLRQPRTAALLLDRIASLVTDHGIGYLKIDYNEPLGAGCDGAESPGEGLRRQVAATLDFYAALRARLPDVVVENCASGGHRLEPATMSVSDVASFSDAMEGVHLPIVAADTNRLVPGARSLVWAVPRTGDTPRELVYKLASGLLGRFCLSGDFLELDAEQWRLTAEALDVYGRARSALASGEWRRYGPPTGGYRRPTGWQGFVRTTADGSAALVVLHAFAEPPTTPVAVPLPPGPAFTAAASLPSRGAVPSVEGRTLRWLPPAEFSATAVWLRRAPVPAS